Proteins encoded by one window of Bubalus kerabau isolate K-KA32 ecotype Philippines breed swamp buffalo chromosome 22, PCC_UOA_SB_1v2, whole genome shotgun sequence:
- the UBE2D1 gene encoding ubiquitin-conjugating enzyme E2 D1 isoform X1: MGPEMPAGPAGTRQELSDLQRDPPAHCSAGPVGDDLFHWQATIMGPPDSAYQGGVFFLTVHFPTDYPFKPPKIAFTTKIYHPNINSNGSICLDILRSQWSPALTVSKVLLSICSLLCDPNPDDPLVPDIAQIYKSDKEKYNRHAREWTQKYAM; this comes from the exons gAGTTAAGTGATCTACAACGTGACCCACCTGCTCACTGTTCAGCTGGACCTGTGGGAGATGACT TGTTCCACTGGCAAGCAACTATTATGGGGCCT CCTGATAGCGCATATCAAGGTGGAGTCTTCTTTCTCACTGTACATTTTCCGACAGACTATCCTTTTAAACCACcaaag atTGCTTTCACAACAAAAATTTACCATCCAAACATAAACAGTAATGGAAGTATTTGTCTTGATATCCTGAGGTCACAGTGGTCACCAGCTCTGACTGTGTCAAAAG TTTTATTGTCCATATGTTCTCTGCTTTGTGACCCTAATCCAGATGATCCCTTAGTACCAGATATTGCTCAAATctataaatcagacaaagaaaa ATACAACAGACACGCAAGAGAATGGACTCAGAAATATGCAATGTAA
- the UBE2D1 gene encoding ubiquitin-conjugating enzyme E2 D1 isoform X2, translated as MALKRIQKELSDLQRDPPAHCSAGPVGDDLFHWQATIMGPPDSAYQGGVFFLTVHFPTDYPFKPPKIAFTTKIYHPNINSNGSICLDILRSQWSPALTVSKVLLSICSLLCDPNPDDPLVPDIAQIYKSDKEKYNRHAREWTQKYAM; from the exons gAGTTAAGTGATCTACAACGTGACCCACCTGCTCACTGTTCAGCTGGACCTGTGGGAGATGACT TGTTCCACTGGCAAGCAACTATTATGGGGCCT CCTGATAGCGCATATCAAGGTGGAGTCTTCTTTCTCACTGTACATTTTCCGACAGACTATCCTTTTAAACCACcaaag atTGCTTTCACAACAAAAATTTACCATCCAAACATAAACAGTAATGGAAGTATTTGTCTTGATATCCTGAGGTCACAGTGGTCACCAGCTCTGACTGTGTCAAAAG TTTTATTGTCCATATGTTCTCTGCTTTGTGACCCTAATCCAGATGATCCCTTAGTACCAGATATTGCTCAAATctataaatcagacaaagaaaa ATACAACAGACACGCAAGAGAATGGACTCAGAAATATGCAATGTAA
- the UBE2D1 gene encoding ubiquitin-conjugating enzyme E2 D1 isoform X5: MALKRIQKELSDLQRDPPAHCSAGPVGDDLFHWQATIMGPIAFTTKIYHPNINSNGSICLDILRSQWSPALTVSKVLLSICSLLCDPNPDDPLVPDIAQIYKSDKEKYNRHAREWTQKYAM; the protein is encoded by the exons gAGTTAAGTGATCTACAACGTGACCCACCTGCTCACTGTTCAGCTGGACCTGTGGGAGATGACT TGTTCCACTGGCAAGCAACTATTATGGGGCCT atTGCTTTCACAACAAAAATTTACCATCCAAACATAAACAGTAATGGAAGTATTTGTCTTGATATCCTGAGGTCACAGTGGTCACCAGCTCTGACTGTGTCAAAAG TTTTATTGTCCATATGTTCTCTGCTTTGTGACCCTAATCCAGATGATCCCTTAGTACCAGATATTGCTCAAATctataaatcagacaaagaaaa ATACAACAGACACGCAAGAGAATGGACTCAGAAATATGCAATGTAA
- the UBE2D1 gene encoding ubiquitin-conjugating enzyme E2 D1 isoform X3, whose protein sequence is MGPEMPAGPAGTRQELSDLQRDPPAHCSAGPVGDDLFHWQATIMGPPDSAYQGGVFFLTVHFPTDYPFKPPKIAFTTKIYHPNINSNGSICLDILRSQWSPALTVSKVLLSICSLLCDPNPDDPLVPDIAQIYKSDKEKKRSYP, encoded by the exons gAGTTAAGTGATCTACAACGTGACCCACCTGCTCACTGTTCAGCTGGACCTGTGGGAGATGACT TGTTCCACTGGCAAGCAACTATTATGGGGCCT CCTGATAGCGCATATCAAGGTGGAGTCTTCTTTCTCACTGTACATTTTCCGACAGACTATCCTTTTAAACCACcaaag atTGCTTTCACAACAAAAATTTACCATCCAAACATAAACAGTAATGGAAGTATTTGTCTTGATATCCTGAGGTCACAGTGGTCACCAGCTCTGACTGTGTCAAAAG TTTTATTGTCCATATGTTCTCTGCTTTGTGACCCTAATCCAGATGATCCCTTAGTACCAGATATTGCTCAAATctataaatcagacaaagaaaa GAAGAGAAGTTATCCCTAA